The Quercus robur chromosome 3, dhQueRobu3.1, whole genome shotgun sequence DNA segment TAATCGGCCTATGTTAGTTTGagtatttgtgataatttagtTATAGTGCTATCTTGTACATATTGATAGTACAATTGCCACTTAAAAGATGATGGGATTCTTGTAGAGTGGCAGGTAGTTGGTGATAATATAAATTGGTAACTATTGATAGTACCCTTTGAAGCTGGCTATCTAGTTttgaagagagagtgagaagcATTTGAGTTTTATGTGGAAGAGGTACAAAATTAACAGCAAATGGACATTGATTTCTCTATTCACCTTGATGAAGCTGagttctaattattttttcaatgtttgaTGTTTGTCTTTGGTGTTTGATTGATAGTTCAAATAAGAAATTCTAAATTGAAAAGGCAAAAGATTCTTAGAACAACAATCATATACTAATCTTAGAGAATTAAATACAAATATCTTGATTTGCATATTTTTGAAGTTATTGGAGGCATTGATATTAGCAATACctacccagtggggttttttcCTTGCGAGGTTTTCTCCATTtatcaacaaatcaccgtgttcaatttattttccgttgcacttagtatttttggtggtttgttggtgccttcactttttgcatgcaattgaacttaattaatcaacttgggtaattgaattaattaattggggtcaagctatcttaacccaataAGTGATATTAGAGTGGGCACActctaattatattttaatctttgctgtgtgatccattgaccgcTGTTGTTATGGATCGTGGGCAATCCTTGATTAtctctcctttatttgatgatactaactatgcatactggaaagtatgtAAGAGAGCTTTTTTTGCAGTCCTTAGTTGAGAAAGTGTGGCTGGCAGTTGAAGTAGGTTGGAAGAAACCTAAAGAGCCACCCACAAtgtgggatgatgctaagatcaaagCGGCTAACTTTAATAGTAGAGTATTGAATGCTCTATTTAGTGATGTGACAAATGAAGAATTCAAGAAGATCTCTTCCATTGACAATGCCAAGGAAGCTTGGACTATTCTTCATAACACCTATGATGGCAATAAAGCTGTTAAAAACTCTAAGCTCGAAAGGCTCACTGCTAGTTTTGAGGAAATAAGGATGGATGAGGACGAGTCATTCGATgaattctatgccaagctcaaggacatagtgaatttagccttcaatcttggagaaTAGATTCCAGAGCCCAAGATTGTTAGGAAGATCCTCAGATCTCTTCcagagagattccatgccaagatcactgccattgaagaaTTAAAGGATCTTGACTCTATGTCTTTGACAGAACTGATTGGGAACTTGCAAATCTGTGAACTAGGGATAGCAAGAGTTGGCAAGGGTGGTAAAGGCAAGAACATGGCCTTGAAGACCAAAAATGATGACAATGATGAGTTGTTTGATGATGAGGATACCAAGTTGAAATTTTATATCACtagacaattcaagaagtttatcaaaaaatgcGAATGTCAAAGCTGGTGATAAGGATTGCAAACAGTTTGCTTTCTCTCAATTTAAGTCCCAAGACAAAGGCAAGAGAGAATCCAAGGATGTGGGTCAAGGCAATAATGTTCCTGCTGGACCAAAGTGCTATGGGTGTCATGGATTTGGACACATGAAGcaagagtgtcctacatatctcaaatCCATTGGCAAAAGCAAAGCCTTAGCTGCCACATTAAGTGATTTAGAACCTAAAGCAGATTTCGATGAAAGTGATTAAGAAGGGATAGTAAGTGCTTTTACAACTATTGTCGAGTCTACTGAAGAAGAAGTAGACATaattgatgatgaagaagagcTGATGGaattgaagtttaaaaaaatggatGATCAGGATGACATTCATACTACCTACGCTAAGCTATACAAGGTctttgagaagcatgagaagcTCTACAGGTTGGCCACAAGAAAGCTCAATGAAGTGGAGTTAGAATGTGAGAAACTCTCCACCAAGGTTGATGAAGCTAATTAGACTATTGGAGCATTAAGGTTTGAGAATAACTTTCTTGTTGAAAAGGCCAAGAAACTGGATGCTAAATTGTTTTAGGTTAGAGCACAATTGGAAAGGAATTTAAGTGCAAAACTGGATGAAATGCTGAATGTTCAGAAGTCTGCATCTAACAAAACAAGTCTTGGGTATGATCACTCTCTCCTCTTCTAATGCTTTAAATAGAGTTATTTTTGTTCCACCTGCTAATAATGATAACTCTGATAATTCTGAGGTAACTGATCCTAAAACTGAAAGTGTGACTGAGGATAAGAGTGATAGGGGAAAATTCATTCTAGGAGCACTACCTAAGGTTGGTAAGAAAGAGACTAAGCAGAATAATCATCGCTCAACCAACAAGAAGTCTGAACCAAAGAAGCCTCACTTCTGTCACTACTGTGGAGCATCAGGGCACACTCGTCCAAATTGTTATAAATGGTTAGCCACTCATCAAAGTAATAGTGTGTCATCTCTAGGGAACCAAAATCAACTCCAACTCTCTTTAGTCCTCTTGGAGAACTTCTTAAAGCAGTCATGCTTCTTTCGAACTTCAATGGTTTTAACTCCCCTCCTTATTCATTTGAACAAAGGTTCATGCAAAAGAAAGGATCTCCATCCAGGTCTCTCGTCTGGAAGAAAAAAGATTCTAAGTGACTTCTCTTCTTTTCTGATCTCTTGCATGATTTGTGGTGTGGTTTGAGTCAGTTTAGTTTTGATACTTTGTTtgtctgtttgtttgtttgtttttgctttgttttaagttcttttttaataaaaaaaaaaggaaacataaaaaaaatacaaaaacagtgtgtgtttgtgtatattggtacttatgtaccttggatggctatTGAAATAAAGTTTCTCAACTTTGTATttcttgtaacttagatgagcattttcatgcacaactaagtaatgtgagctttgtggctcttttatgtgatttgtatgatttggttgaTCTCCTATTTTTCATATCTTAAATTACTCTTTTTAACaagaaggactagaaaatcctaagagaaatgcataaataatcatctcaccattAAAACTCGTCAATCATAAAACATTTGTGTGCAATTCATAAAAGCCGTGCTCGGTATGGTGTAGCACTTGTACAGCAAAATTAGGATGTTCAAGTTTACATAATTGGGTACTTTCTTtcctctcttatatgcccatgcatgatatgcttgaaagaaatatatgcaaagaacatgaaaagaaaaaagaaacaaaatgcttttaatatggttgcaagcgtgtttttaggagatgtgagagATATATGATGTACCTCGAATGTGATAGTCcctatcaaacagttatgattgtatGTGAATGTATTTGATCCTCCTATATCATTACTTTTCACATAATGATGTACTTATGCTCTCTTAcaaaagtttcacacacaacacgaaTGCTCTTTCCTACTTTTGATATTATTGTACAAgaacaatgtgatttggccatcagaAAGAATACATGTGGTAGTATATGCTCTCTAAACTGTTTAAActtgttttgaaataaaatttggttagacttgtttaaaTGTGTTTTGATCTAGGAATGTTTTGCATTTAGGACTGAGGTTGTATTTTTGTGCTTGAACATGCTATTTGAATGCCTAATTTGATGGTTATCTTGGCTGCACTCATCTTGTGTTGTTTCTCCTCCTTGAAATCTTTTCTTTAGGACTCTCAATAGATAGCTCGATATCTCCTTGACAGCTCCTCAATACAAGCCTCTTCTATCAAGATTTTTGGATTTCTCTTGATACCTCTCAATAGATAGCCAGATCCATCAAGCAAAATTCTTTGTGGTCTCTGTTTGGTTGATAGCTTCTCAATACCTTCCTCAATCTATTGagattttttgccatcaatacctcctcgatacctctcgatctATCGAAAATTTGTTCTCGATAGCAGCTCGACATCTCCTCGATCTATCGAGATGCATTTTCTATATATGATGAGGTCCGACCTGGTTTTGTGTAAAATCAAATATCTCAATCTCTCTCACTGCTCTCTCGACTCAAAACCCCTTTTTCTCACTAAAATTCTTCCTCCAATCAAGTTTTCGGCCTAATCCTTGTCCAAATCTCTTGGTAAGTGCTCCATAtctcttctctttcccttttttcatgcatttttgtgaCCTAGGTTTTAGGtttggaaaaattttgggggtttttgtgattttgtcaaaatttttgggttgggttttgtttaaataaACTCACATGATCATgctgtagacactcgattttgcacctataatttaatcaaggaagatggcaagagtgaccattcatatacctagaaaatttggaattgcattatatgcattaattcattcattgcatatcataaaaatgatcttgagattctaatggtTGCGATGGTGTATTCGGTTTCCAAATCGAATTatcggattgaaagatattacatgatcaagtttgcacggttTGCATGCATTTAGTTTGGGTGGAATTGACCATgtatgattaatttaaattaattctaattggctaaacaattaaaattaattaaattattttgtgattAGTTGTTGGTCAGAGTCAAAAATAGACTTGCTTGCATGAGAATAAAGTGGATAATTAGATAACAAAGAAGTTGTGGATAATCAACACTTTTTggaatatttatctacaagataattatcactttaaagACTTGAATATCTAGAAAAAgggattaatttttagaatacggATTAAAAATGTGTCTAAATACAATTCCCGActaaaaaaacctcaaaaaaggagtccaaattggaccaaaattcAAACGCGAGCTTGGCACCCAAGAGAGCCATTCGGCACATGAAAAGTGCCGATCAGCACTTCCCAAGTGCCGATTGGAACAAATGCGTGGCTCGGCCTGAGGACTCTTGGATTGAGATAAACCTTACATTTTTcgattttttagagataaaGACACATTCCAATTCGTATATAATCATTCAACTAATTTTTCAAAGCATTCCAACCTCTATAAATTGGGGATGCCTCTCAAAATTCTGCACACTTTCTGACCCCCCTCTTTCTGGCTCTTCTCTTATGAATTTTCAATTCCCCTTACGTTAAAGACGTTCTGAAGGCTTTTGTTTTaggaacttcttttttgtaagtgaagtattttaggcttcaaagaggtgaataaatttctttgaatcctaaaatattcattcattaGAAAAGCACACTTATGCAAGAGGtattctgttttttttcttctttctttccttcttttcttctttcattaatgttgtttattgtttaatgcatgaatatgtttagcatgtttttatcatgttttgctCTTGATATATAATTGCCATGCTTGAATACATtgctagaattttctttaacatgTGCTTAGGTAATTctgtattatatatatttttttcttaagtttcaaaatctgcaaaagctaataaatttcttttatgaaaactaaaaactgatcTATATGGTTTTctctaaaactaaaaattgatctgtatttttcagatctgatttttttaacacaaaacaGATCTAtatttttcagatctgattttttttttaacacaaaacaaatctgtatttttcagatctgatttgtTCTAAActcaaaactgatttgtattttcattaaatacagatctgatttttcttgaaaaatttttctttgttacaaaattgcagattttgaaatttaaaagaagggATTGAAATTTAGGTTGtagttttttaatatgtgatgcATGCATAATAAATTCACCTTATCAATGTGAATCCTCTTTCACAAAatcatattctttcttttacataaaaacaaatctgattttttgttgttgataaaatcactttttttttttttttttttttttttttaactatacaaaaaacagatctgatacTTTTTGACAAAAATCTTATTCTatcttttacataaaaacagatctgatttttcttgatagaaacacttttttttttttttttttttttttttttaactctacaCAAAACAGATTTGATACTTTTTGACATaaatcttattctttcttttacataaaaatagatctgattttctttacaaatacaatttttttaattcccaaAAACAGATATGAATTTTCTTGAAAAGAGGACATATCcatgtagacactcaattttgcacccataatttaatcaaggagaatgacttgaatgaccaaTCCATGTACCACAAAAATCATGCTTGCATAACATGCATCGATTGGTTCTTGCATTACATACATCAACTTgtctttgcattacatgcattacatatcataaaaatgatcttaagATTCTAATGGTCGCAGTGGTGTTTCCGGTGATCAAATCGAACTATTggatcgaaagatatcgcatgatcaaatTTGCACGGTCAACATGCATTGCGTCTAAGTAGAATCGACCACAcatgatcaatttaaattaattctgattggttaaacaattaaaattaattaaataattttgtgattggttgataattagtgtttaaaatagggatgcatgcacgagaataaaagggatgattggataacaataaaactgTGGATAATTTGAACTTTAGAaggatttattttagggtatttatttTAAACTGTGGATAATCTGAACAATAAAAGGTATGTTTTCAACTTAAAccttaaaataaacataaaaattatgttaaaaatataattaaaatttgacttaattaattaattgtcgtATCCTCAACTTGTAAcctaattttttaagaaatgttgTATACCATTGCCTCGTATGTTAGTACGAGTGCTTTGTAAATTTACCATTTCCCATAATTTTTACCTTCTCATTTGAGAAATTTTCACCTAAAAATTTAGTGtattattttgtaaaatgttgCTTAATTGGACAAAGTCTAAtgtcaaatatgtttggaggCATGAACTCCAactataaatagaaaaatggtATTAATACTTGTATTTCACATGACTTACTTAACTCAACCAACTAAGTGAGTtatgtgcattgcacatgatGGGATATGTAATTTTTCTATTAGTAATTGGAGCCCAatgctccaaacatgtttgtaACTAAATCTTTTTCATTCTATAATTACAATGGGAATGAGAGATTTACATCTTAGATGTATTTACTAAAAATACCACAAGATCTAACtaattgagttataagactCTTAGCATTTTTTACCCttgtgagattaaaaaaaatggtataaatttaaattgacTTTGTGCGTGTTGCTTACTTTGGGTCGGAAATGTTATCCTTGCTGACAAAAAGAACCCCCGAAGATTAACAAATTCTCCTTACTTGGCAGTAATGTAGAGTTGGTTGATTTTTATTAGACTTTTAGGGTGAAGAAGATTTGATCGAATCACATACTGGTATAGCATCTTTAAAATACATGATTCAGATGGATCATATTCATAATCATATACTATAACAGACAAGACATGCTTGTTTCTCAAATCAAATATAAGACATAAAGGTAATCAAATTCCAATTATGGGAATATTCAAGGAATTAGACTGGAGTACCATGAACAGAATTCCTGCTTCCCATCTTTACCAAATACGATAGTTGTATATATAATCATACACATGAAAGGCTTACAAGCAACACTCCTCCAACATACAGCAGCAACAAAGTATAGCTAAACTGCAAACATGACAAATGAAAGGAAgaattgagaaaaataataaaagaggaACTTCTGTCAGCATCTTAATTTGTATATGAAAGGAAGTATGATCAGGGAAAATTTAAGCCAACAGTAGACTAATCATATTAAAATACAAACATATCCAATTAGGAGGGATTCAAGCTCAACTGGATTTAGTGTTGGTTAATTTCAATTAGTTCTCGGGTCAATATTTTCTATTGAACATGACCCTTAGCTGTTGCAGTTGCCTTATCCAAAGAATTATACCCCACTCACGGATGAAGTCATGAAGGCGATGAAGGCTTGTCGTGGATAAGGAATGGGCTTCCTCACCATGTCCTTCTCATAGTGTGTTTCAAATACCTAAGTTGGTTAGGTGGATTAATATTTATTGTCAAATTTAGGTCAGTAAATAATCTGAGTTATATATTTATGAGAAGTTCAAATTTGGTTcaggaaaaaaaaggtttattttcatttatttagtgAATAAACCaagttaaattcaaatttaagttCGACTATTGTACAAGCTAATctcaaattaatataatattgtGACAGTGATAAATTTGCAAGAATGAGCGTACAAGATCATAAGATATAATAATTCATATAGAAAAAGTCATAAAATATAACtagttattaattattggtACAGTCGTGTGGTGaaagttaaaattgtttattcaaaatgaataaatcttgagtatatttgataagaaaatgaataaagtttaaatagtaatttaatttttgaaataaaattaaataattaatcataaaCTTTTAATATTTAACTTGATTATGTTCTAAACTAAATCCGTTTAGAACCCCAAGGaaacaatctaaaaaaaaaaaaaaaaatccttgaacTTCAAGGGAACAGTTTATAAACATCCATATTAATTTTgatctatttttttattggccAGATTTTCAAGCTTCATAATCGGTTCTTCTATCAAGTAATATGCAAAAGTCACAGGCCAACcgccaataataataaaacgaAAATCTCTTACAGAACAAGATTAGAAATAGAAGGTATAGAGGCACATATATCCTTATCACCCATTAATATCATCAACTCtcgattatatatatacatacatatatatatatatatatatatatatatatatatatatcaacaactctaaataaaaataaagagtaagATAAGTAATAATAATCTGCAAATGGCAACAGAAAGTCACAGAAATATGCAGGCCATGAACAAGAAATGACTCTAAATCACATCATGTGCaatgatataaatttaaaaaagaataaaaaaaggtgCAATTAGTAAGGATAGAGTGCACATATATACCAGGCTCTTAGAAATGAGTCatggtggtgatggtgatgataTGGCAGGGGAACGTGTGTAGGTGGAGGTGGTGGGTACCCATCATAGAAGTAGTCTTGATATCCGGGTCGCGGTGGTGGCTGTGGTGGCCCTGGGGGATGAGGAtagtttggtggtggtggtcctGGTGGATATCCTAGCGGTTGAGGCCCTGATTTGTATCATCATCACATTAATAACATGAACAAATTAATATACACAACTAAACCAAACCGAATGTTAAGAAAATAAACTATACTAATAATATAGAGGGAAAAGAAAACTGGAGGAGGAGACCAATCCTTGGAGACTATACTTGCCTGGAGGAGAGTTAGGCTTATGAGAAATATGGTAGTAACTCATTGCTTGCTTGACTAGTGACTACTGGATGAGAATGAGAGTAAtgataagtagtattaaaagtGAGAGAGGATTATAATTAAGTATATAGCAGGATACTCTTGGCACTGCATGTCTGCATCCATTTGCTACGTGCACTTTCGGGAATCCCTCGGAAGCTTCCTTACTGTTCTATAAAGAAGGCATGCATGACAAGTAACTaactgtactttttttttttttttttttctctctcagaTGAATAGATTATAGAAGTAACTAACTGTACTTCAAGTCTCTATTtcagcaaccaaaaaaagaaaaaaaaaaaaaaaaagtacttcaagtcttcaacagTTCAACCCAATTTAAGTGTGAGTACCAAGTAGCAGTAAAAAGGGGCCAAACTATGTTATTAATCATTGGTGATTACCTTGGTCTATCTACCCTCTTCACTTGGGCTCAGGGGCCCAATAGAGTGATTCAACCGACTTTCAACAATAATATCTTTTTGGGCTccaattgttttttgttttgttttccctctctctcttgttgGGTGCAAAGCACCGTGTGGATCCAGCCCACATGCTTGGCTCAAagctcattaaatgagcttGCTTCCTCGAACTTCTAAAGTCAGCATGCCATTCTTTGGGCAGTGACTTAGGCGTGTGGGACACGCTGAAACtgacagagaaagaaaagaaagaaaacagaggcCATTCGGCCTAGTAAGGAGAGCTGAGGCACAGAGAGCAATTTGGCCATTTGTGTGTGAGTTCTAGAGTgagcaaaaacaaaaagagatattCAACTATTTGAGAGATGCAGTCTGTGTGAAGAGATAGAGAAAAATACCGtaagagtgtgagagagtgaaaaagaaaaaaagattttttttttttttgcacaagTTATATACAAAGAAGATAAATTGGTAGAGTTCTTATGGAGTTTTTAAGTGTTACAACCATGAAGAGTTGAAGTATTTAGATGAAGATTTTGCTACTGGCTTTGTGGTGAGATTGTATTTATTCCTTGAAATTTATTTGTTGtatatccaatttattgtgGACATAAGTTTAGCATAAACTTGATAGTTATAATCTTTATTTCATAGTAGATATTTTTCGAAGTTGTCCTGTAATTTTTCCTTATACACTAAAAGGTTTTCTATGTAAGATTTGATGTTGTTATATAGTTGAGTTTATATGGTGcttgctgaaatttttttgtttattgctaTTACTttatagttatatattttaattgacagttatatattttaattgacaTTGAGGGGATAGGATTTTTCCCCaacatatctctctctctctctctctctttatagaGGCTGTGTTGATTGGTAATTGGTATTCTAGTCTTTTAccataaatgaattaaaaatttaacattttctttaaagTCGCAAATGTAAAGgtgaaaattaaaatgaaattgaaaaaaaaaaaaaaaaacttttcacgataaaatgaattattgaaatttgaaacacAAGGTAGAAAAGAAATCTGACCAATTTAGAGCCAAGCCCCCAGGGTAATTGAGTAAGAATCCTCATATCTTGATATGGTTCTATAATAGATTACTAGAAACCCTACATAAAGTTGGTTAATATAGCAAAGATTTATAAATTTTGGCTTTGCCCAACTTAGGAGTGCATCAATGCATGTCTCCACTTCTTTAGAAACTTGGATACAAATCTTTAGTGGTAGTACATTAGGTTCTCTAATTAATTCAATCACAAACTTAAGATACAATTTGTGCTTTATTAGTCAATGCAGtcatgtatttgaatttaattaagaacATATTACACTTACAAAATTGTACTTAATCTTGggcaaaaatattaaattctaaCATACTAACACAATCATAAAGCATTGgattcataaaattatattcaatatttCTGGATTCGCAATGCATTTATATGATAGTTTCTGGTAGATGATAATATTTGACAAAACCCATGTGAGAGCAGAATTAGGatccaaaaaaaagtttgcagCAGACTTTGACAACTTCAAATGTTTTGAGTACCTGTTAGACAAATGAGAAATTTATTGAGCAAACTTTTATGGGCatacatgaatgcaatcaataTTAAAATGGCAATGTAGTAACCCGCAAGGTAACATTGAGGTTGGTGCTTTGACAATTTTGGTATTTAGAGAAACAAAATCTTATCTGATGATCAAATTCTTATACCCTATCTGCTTTTCCCATAACATCCTTTCAAATGTCACCACAGTAGTGATTTACTTTAAGTACATGGATGGTAATATGGTATACAAGTTTGATCACCAAGTTAATGGCaaaccaatatatataccaTTTAAAGTCAGTATTCCTCCAATTTAATACAAATTGATAATAACTTCTACAAGAACAATCTAGACCCTTTTATTTTCATTGTCAGCTCAACAAATGTGAAGGCATTCGATGCCTTTTTCCCCTTCCGACTGcacaaattattttgtaatacatGTTATGTTGAgctttt contains these protein-coding regions:
- the LOC126716406 gene encoding protein CYSTEINE-RICH TRANSMEMBRANE MODULE 11-like; this translates as MSYYHISHKPNSPPGPQPLGYPPGPPPPNYPHPPGPPQPPPRPGYQDYFYDGYPPPPPTHVPLPYHHHHHHDSFLRACLAILCCCCMLEECCL